One window from the genome of Entelurus aequoreus isolate RoL-2023_Sb linkage group LG04, RoL_Eaeq_v1.1, whole genome shotgun sequence encodes:
- the LOC133647906 gene encoding uncharacterized protein LOC133647906, which translates to MEAGGIAMEAGGSSVGVGGARGGAGGSSAGVGGAIGGAGGSSAGVGGAIGGAGGSSAGVGGAIGGAGGSSAGVGGAIGGAGGSSAGVGGAGGLSAGVGGAGGSSAGVGGARGGAGGSSAGVGGARGGAGGAGGSSVGVGGAGGLSAGVGGAGGLSAGVGGAGGSSAGVGGARGGAGGSSAGVGGARGGAGGSSVGVGGGLSWTARWAVGGIITCSAGLVCFAELEQEVERMVFAGPPALMVASAWQAWEEPEEQEVGPKQTAPPLEERQAATSVE; encoded by the exons atggaagcaggaggcatcgccatggaagcaggaggctcgtctgtcggcgtgggcggagccagaggcggagcaggcggctcgtctgccggcgtgggcggagccataggcggagcaggcggctcgtctgccggcgtgggcggagccataggcggagcaggcggctcgtctgccggcgtgggcggagccataggcggagcaggcggctcgtctgccggcgtgggcggagccataggcggagcaggcggctcgtctgccggcgtgggcggagcaggcggcttgtctgccggcgtgggcggagcaggcggctcgtctgccggcgtgggcggagccagaggcggagcaggcggctcgtctgccggcgtgggcggagccagaggcggagcaggcggagcaggcggctcgtctgtcggcgtgggcggagcaggcggcttgtctgccggcgtgggcggagcaggcggcttgtctgccggcgtgggcggagcaggcggctcgtctgccggcgtgggcggagccagaggcggagcaggcggctcgtctgccggcgtgggcggagccagaggcggagcaggcggctcgtctgtcggcgtgggcggagGTCTCAGCTGGACTGCTAGGTGGGCCGTAGGGGGAATCATCACCTGCAGCGCG GGTCTCGTGTGCTTTGCAGAGCTGGAGCAGGAGGTGGAGAGGATGGTGTTTGCAGGACCACCAGCGTTGATGGTGGCGTCAGCGTGGCAGGCGTGGGAGGAGCCAGAGGAGCAGGAAGTAGGGCCGAAGCAGACAGCTCCCCCGCTGGAGGAGAGGCAGGCAGCAACCTCAGTGGAATGA